Proteins from a genomic interval of Stenotrophomonas maltophilia R551-3:
- a CDS encoding Fur family transcriptional regulator encodes MPAKTATACTAPHHHVHDASDFVAVVERVSRERGLRLTPIRANVLKLIAEAGKPVKAYELLEWVRNGKGVGADAPPTVYRALDFLMANGFVHKLESVNAFVACHHPSSAAHSVPFLICNSCHSAVELEDREIVTQLEKRAKELGFQPQAQTLEVHGLCARCAG; translated from the coding sequence ATGCCCGCCAAGACCGCCACAGCCTGTACCGCCCCGCACCACCACGTCCACGACGCATCGGATTTCGTGGCGGTGGTCGAGCGTGTCTCGCGCGAACGCGGGCTGCGCCTGACCCCGATCCGCGCCAACGTGCTGAAGCTGATCGCCGAGGCCGGCAAGCCGGTCAAGGCCTATGAACTGCTGGAATGGGTGCGCAACGGCAAGGGCGTGGGCGCTGATGCCCCGCCCACCGTCTACCGTGCGCTCGACTTCCTGATGGCCAATGGCTTCGTGCACAAGCTGGAGTCGGTGAATGCCTTCGTGGCCTGCCACCACCCCAGCAGCGCCGCGCACTCGGTGCCGTTCCTGATCTGCAACAGCTGCCACAGCGCGGTGGAACTGGAAGACCGCGAGATCGTCACCCAGCTGGAAAAGCGTGCCAAGGAGCTGGGTTTCCAGCCGCAGGCACAGACCCTGGAAGTGCACGGCCTCTGCGCGCGCTGCGCCGGGTAA
- a CDS encoding HlyD family secretion protein — translation MPPVPPRPDDIDADNVTPPPPTDAAPAPTPAAPAAAPKYLKPSARSVVVMVVVALLGIALILRAWHLWPFTSSVMVTDNAYVRGQITVMAPQVNGYVTEVLVKDFQHVTEGEPLLRIDDRIYTQRVAQAQATLDSARAALANSDQSQAQNRAQIASAQATLSAGQAELQRSRNELKRYEELAAQQLVSINDRDKFRTTQASAQASVQQSQAQIRIAEETLVSTQVARKSLEAQVESAQAQLELARIDLANTVIHAPRDGQISEASVRVGQYVAAGSQLLFLVPDTLWVVANYKEGQTWGMAIGQPATFSVDAFQGQVLRGRVQEIAPATGSEFSVLRPDNASGNFTKVVQRLPVRISINEGQKLAAQLRPGMSVIVRVDTASKPMD, via the coding sequence ATGCCTCCCGTTCCGCCCCGCCCCGACGACATCGACGCCGACAACGTCACTCCACCGCCGCCGACCGATGCGGCACCAGCGCCCACGCCAGCGGCACCGGCTGCCGCGCCGAAATATCTCAAGCCCAGCGCGCGCAGCGTGGTGGTGATGGTGGTAGTGGCGCTGCTGGGCATCGCGTTGATCCTGCGTGCCTGGCACCTGTGGCCGTTCACCAGCAGCGTGATGGTGACCGACAACGCTTATGTACGCGGACAGATCACGGTGATGGCGCCACAGGTGAACGGTTACGTGACCGAAGTGCTGGTGAAGGACTTCCAGCACGTGACGGAGGGCGAGCCGCTGCTGCGCATCGATGACCGCATCTACACGCAGCGTGTCGCCCAGGCGCAGGCGACCCTGGACAGCGCACGCGCGGCACTGGCCAACTCGGACCAGTCGCAGGCGCAGAACCGTGCGCAGATCGCCTCTGCGCAGGCCACGCTGTCAGCCGGCCAGGCGGAGCTGCAACGCTCGCGCAACGAGCTGAAGCGCTACGAGGAGCTGGCCGCGCAGCAGCTCGTATCGATCAACGACCGCGACAAGTTCCGGACCACCCAGGCCTCGGCACAGGCCAGCGTGCAGCAGTCGCAGGCGCAGATCCGCATCGCCGAGGAAACGCTGGTGTCGACCCAGGTGGCGCGCAAGAGCCTGGAGGCACAGGTGGAAAGCGCACAGGCACAACTGGAACTGGCGCGCATCGACCTGGCCAACACGGTGATCCACGCACCGCGCGACGGCCAGATCAGCGAAGCCAGCGTGCGCGTGGGCCAGTACGTCGCCGCCGGTTCGCAGCTGCTGTTCCTGGTACCTGACACGCTATGGGTGGTGGCCAACTACAAGGAAGGCCAGACCTGGGGGATGGCGATCGGTCAGCCGGCCACGTTCTCGGTGGACGCGTTCCAGGGCCAGGTGCTGCGCGGCCGCGTGCAGGAGATCGCGCCAGCCACCGGGTCGGAATTCAGCGTGCTGCGCCCTGACAACGCCAGCGGCAACTTCACCAAGGTGGTGCAGCGGCTGCCGGTGCGGATATCGATCAATGAAGGCCAGAAACTGGCCGCGCAGCTGCGGCCTGGCATGTCGGTGATCGTGCGGGTGGATACCGCGAGCAAGCCGATGGACTAG